One genomic region from Colletes latitarsis isolate SP2378_abdomen chromosome 10, iyColLati1, whole genome shotgun sequence encodes:
- the Rgl gene encoding ral guanine nucleotide dissociation stimulator-like isoform X5, with translation MSADNGDDSLPTWRLWGEERGDGVIYTVYLKKVRYHRPTRSLSASDSDDEISHLEWETVRVRFLKAGTVQRLVESLANDDGELESTYINVFLATYRAFTTPREVLELLLARYDALDEGSGALTGEQHRKTLVQALHVWLDAYPGDWKSAPSHPLLTRLLDFTHRRLPGSELELKARHRLHRFQREDQIDSCLVYDNGRLPRGSPEPIVEPWATYNFPEVPHRHFAEQLTRMDAEVFKKLVAHQCLGAVWSRRDRSRSHDAATVLATVNQFNAVSLRVISTILMEPSTKSQERARILETWIDIAQELRILKNFSSLKAIVSGLQSNPVYRLEKCWQCMPREKHELFRELERIFSEENNACTQRELLIKEGTAKFADTAGRSDRHLQKLFQKQNTHAGNISYGTIPYLGTFLTDLTMIDTAIPDTIAEGLINFDKRRKEFEVLARIRLLQGAANAYSFNTDLLFDRWFHSVVVLDDREAYKLSCQIEPPPPGNTLSNRGKKKQSHQGHRKNDSIASTSSSSSSQFYCDLDSLPSSPHNSLDRRTSPSQMSSSSSSSSLPSLDVSLSSGGGNGAVGNQHNRLAPPTAITANGTSPNLVGLSSPSHSHKSSPDFYIIKVTMETDNVETDGVVLYKSIMLSNNERTPQVIRNAMLKLGIEGSPDQYTLAQVLPDRELVLPNSANVYYAVNTAHNLNFILRPRREPNDTATDSPKSKTSLGHKR, from the exons CCCACGTGGCGCTTATGGGGCGAGGAAAGGGGCGATGGCGTCATATACACAGTGTACCTGAAGAAGGTCCGCTATCATCGGCCCACCAGGAGCCTCTCCGCATCG GACTCGGACGACGAAATTTCGCACCTAGAATGGGAGACGGTGAGGGTTCGTTTTCTGAAAGCCGGCACCGTGCAACGGCTGGTGGAGAGTTTGGCAAACGACGACGGGGAGCTCGAGTCCACGTACATCAATGTCTTCTTGGCGACGTATCGTGCGTTCACGACGCCGCGAGAAGTTCTGGAGCTATTGTTAGCGAGGTACGACGCCCTCGACGAGGGATCCGGCGCCCTGACAGGTGAACAGCACCGAAAGACCCTCGTGCAAGCGCTTCACGTCTGGTTGGACGCGTATCCTGGTGACTGGAAATCGGCACCGAGTCATCCTCTGCTCACTCGACTCTTGGACTTTACGCATCGACGGCTTCCTGGCTCGGAGCTCGAGCTCAAGGCAAGGCATCGCTTGCACAGGTTCCAGCGTGAAGATCAAATAG ACTCGTGCCTGGTCTACGATAATGGCCGACTGCCGCGTGGCTCACCGGAACCTATCGTCGAACCCTGGGCGACTTACAACTTCCCCGAGGTTCCCCACCGTCATTTCGCCGAGCAGTTGACCCGCATGGACGCGGAGGTGTTCAAGAAGCTGGTGGCTCATCAGTGTCTGGGTGCTGTTTGGTCGAGACGAGATCGCTCGAGGAGCCACGACGCCGCCACCGTGCTGGCGACCGTGAATCAATTCAACGCCGTGTCGCTTCGCGTCATCTCCACGATCCTGATGGAACCGTCGACGAAGAGCCAGGAACGCGCGCGCATTCTAGAGACGTGGATCGACATTGCTCAAGAGCTGCGGATCCTCAAGAACTTCAGTAGTCTGAAAGCTATCGTGTCCGGGCTGCAAAGCAATCCCGTGTACAGGTTGGAGAAGTGCTGGCAATGTATGCCCAGAGAGAAGCACGAGCTCTTCAGGGAACTGGAGAGAATATTCTCGGAAGAGAACAACGCGTGCACGCAAAGGGAGCTTCTGATCAAGGAGGGCACCGCCAAGTTCGCGGACACTGCCGGCAGGAGCGACAGACACCTGCAGAAACTGTTCCAGAAGCAGAACACTCACGCTGGT aACATCAGCTATGGAACGATTCCGTATTTGGGAACCTTCCTGACGGACCTGACGATGATCGATACCGCGATACCGGATACGATAGCCGAAGGTCTGATCAATTTCGACAAGAGGCGAAAGGAGTTCGAGGTTCTGGCCAGGATAAGGTTGCTCCAAGGCGCGGCGAACGCATACAGCTTCAACACGGACCTTCTGTTCGATCGTTGGTTCCACTCCGTGGTGGTGTTGGACGATCGAGAGGCGTATAAACTGAGCTGCCAGATCGAGCCACCGCCGCCTGGCAATACTCTGAGCAACCGCGGCAAGAAGAAGCAG AGTCATCAGGGTCACCGTAAGAACGACTCGATAGCGTCCACGTCGAGTTCCAGCAGCTCTCAGTTCTACTGCGACCTGGATTCGTTGCCCAGCTCGCCTCATAATTCTCTCGACCGGCGAACCTCGCCGTCCCAGATGTCCAGCTCCTCGTCTAGTTCTTCATTACCATCCCTGGACGTGTCTCTGAGCTCTGGGGGCGGTAACGGTGCCGTGGGCAACCAGCACAACCGATTAGCGCCGCCGACCGCCATCACCGCCAACGGCACCAGTCCCAATCTCGTCGGTCTGTCCAGTCCGAGCCACTCGCACAAAAGCTCGCCGGATTTTTACATCATCAAGGTAACCATGGAGACCGACAACGTCGAGACCGACGGTGTGGTGCTCTACAAGTCGATCATGCTCTCGAACAACGAGAGAACGCCGCAAGTGATACGGAACGCGATGCTCAAACTGGGAATAGAAGGCAGCCCCGATCAGTACACGCTGGCCCAGGTGCTGCCCGATCGGGAATTGGTACTGCCAAACTCCGCGAACGTTTATTACGCCGTGAACACCGCGCACAACCTGAACTTCATCCTACGACCTAGAAGGGAGCCTAACGACACGGCCACGGACAGCCCGAAAAGCAAGACGAGCCTCGGCCACAAGCGGTAG
- the Rgl gene encoding ral guanine nucleotide dissociation stimulator-like isoform X2 yields MGTTPWQNRSDGRRGSSADIQTWMLWPVLGDDGLSPASPPASASVKGVNKLAPLLLCGPCKPSSHRKNQNSTQWYVQQPTWRLWGEERGDGVIYTVYLKKVRYHRPTRSLSASDSDDEISHLEWETVRVRFLKAGTVQRLVESLANDDGELESTYINVFLATYRAFTTPREVLELLLARYDALDEGSGALTGEQHRKTLVQALHVWLDAYPGDWKSAPSHPLLTRLLDFTHRRLPGSELELKARHRLHRFQREDQIDSCLVYDNGRLPRGSPEPIVEPWATYNFPEVPHRHFAEQLTRMDAEVFKKLVAHQCLGAVWSRRDRSRSHDAATVLATVNQFNAVSLRVISTILMEPSTKSQERARILETWIDIAQELRILKNFSSLKAIVSGLQSNPVYRLEKCWQCMPREKHELFRELERIFSEENNACTQRELLIKEGTAKFADTAGRSDRHLQKLFQKQNTHAGNISYGTIPYLGTFLTDLTMIDTAIPDTIAEGLINFDKRRKEFEVLARIRLLQGAANAYSFNTDLLFDRWFHSVVVLDDREAYKLSCQIEPPPPGNTLSNRGKKKQSHQGHRKNDSIASTSSSSSSQFYCDLDSLPSSPHNSLDRRTSPSQMSSSSSSSSLPSLDVSLSSGGGNGAVGNQHNRLAPPTAITANGTSPNLVGLSSPSHSHKSSPDFYIIKVTMETDNVETDGVVLYKSIMLSNNERTPQVIRNAMLKLGIEGSPDQYTLAQVLPDRELVLPNSANVYYAVNTAHNLNFILRPRREPNDTATDSPKSKTSLGHKR; encoded by the exons CCCACGTGGCGCTTATGGGGCGAGGAAAGGGGCGATGGCGTCATATACACAGTGTACCTGAAGAAGGTCCGCTATCATCGGCCCACCAGGAGCCTCTCCGCATCG GACTCGGACGACGAAATTTCGCACCTAGAATGGGAGACGGTGAGGGTTCGTTTTCTGAAAGCCGGCACCGTGCAACGGCTGGTGGAGAGTTTGGCAAACGACGACGGGGAGCTCGAGTCCACGTACATCAATGTCTTCTTGGCGACGTATCGTGCGTTCACGACGCCGCGAGAAGTTCTGGAGCTATTGTTAGCGAGGTACGACGCCCTCGACGAGGGATCCGGCGCCCTGACAGGTGAACAGCACCGAAAGACCCTCGTGCAAGCGCTTCACGTCTGGTTGGACGCGTATCCTGGTGACTGGAAATCGGCACCGAGTCATCCTCTGCTCACTCGACTCTTGGACTTTACGCATCGACGGCTTCCTGGCTCGGAGCTCGAGCTCAAGGCAAGGCATCGCTTGCACAGGTTCCAGCGTGAAGATCAAATAG ACTCGTGCCTGGTCTACGATAATGGCCGACTGCCGCGTGGCTCACCGGAACCTATCGTCGAACCCTGGGCGACTTACAACTTCCCCGAGGTTCCCCACCGTCATTTCGCCGAGCAGTTGACCCGCATGGACGCGGAGGTGTTCAAGAAGCTGGTGGCTCATCAGTGTCTGGGTGCTGTTTGGTCGAGACGAGATCGCTCGAGGAGCCACGACGCCGCCACCGTGCTGGCGACCGTGAATCAATTCAACGCCGTGTCGCTTCGCGTCATCTCCACGATCCTGATGGAACCGTCGACGAAGAGCCAGGAACGCGCGCGCATTCTAGAGACGTGGATCGACATTGCTCAAGAGCTGCGGATCCTCAAGAACTTCAGTAGTCTGAAAGCTATCGTGTCCGGGCTGCAAAGCAATCCCGTGTACAGGTTGGAGAAGTGCTGGCAATGTATGCCCAGAGAGAAGCACGAGCTCTTCAGGGAACTGGAGAGAATATTCTCGGAAGAGAACAACGCGTGCACGCAAAGGGAGCTTCTGATCAAGGAGGGCACCGCCAAGTTCGCGGACACTGCCGGCAGGAGCGACAGACACCTGCAGAAACTGTTCCAGAAGCAGAACACTCACGCTGGT aACATCAGCTATGGAACGATTCCGTATTTGGGAACCTTCCTGACGGACCTGACGATGATCGATACCGCGATACCGGATACGATAGCCGAAGGTCTGATCAATTTCGACAAGAGGCGAAAGGAGTTCGAGGTTCTGGCCAGGATAAGGTTGCTCCAAGGCGCGGCGAACGCATACAGCTTCAACACGGACCTTCTGTTCGATCGTTGGTTCCACTCCGTGGTGGTGTTGGACGATCGAGAGGCGTATAAACTGAGCTGCCAGATCGAGCCACCGCCGCCTGGCAATACTCTGAGCAACCGCGGCAAGAAGAAGCAG AGTCATCAGGGTCACCGTAAGAACGACTCGATAGCGTCCACGTCGAGTTCCAGCAGCTCTCAGTTCTACTGCGACCTGGATTCGTTGCCCAGCTCGCCTCATAATTCTCTCGACCGGCGAACCTCGCCGTCCCAGATGTCCAGCTCCTCGTCTAGTTCTTCATTACCATCCCTGGACGTGTCTCTGAGCTCTGGGGGCGGTAACGGTGCCGTGGGCAACCAGCACAACCGATTAGCGCCGCCGACCGCCATCACCGCCAACGGCACCAGTCCCAATCTCGTCGGTCTGTCCAGTCCGAGCCACTCGCACAAAAGCTCGCCGGATTTTTACATCATCAAGGTAACCATGGAGACCGACAACGTCGAGACCGACGGTGTGGTGCTCTACAAGTCGATCATGCTCTCGAACAACGAGAGAACGCCGCAAGTGATACGGAACGCGATGCTCAAACTGGGAATAGAAGGCAGCCCCGATCAGTACACGCTGGCCCAGGTGCTGCCCGATCGGGAATTGGTACTGCCAAACTCCGCGAACGTTTATTACGCCGTGAACACCGCGCACAACCTGAACTTCATCCTACGACCTAGAAGGGAGCCTAACGACACGGCCACGGACAGCCCGAAAAGCAAGACGAGCCTCGGCCACAAGCGGTAG
- the Rgl gene encoding ral guanine nucleotide dissociation stimulator-like isoform X3 produces MLWPVLGDDGLSPASPPASASVKGVNKLAPLLLCGPCKPSSHRKNQNSTQWYVQQPTWRLWGEERGDGVIYTVYLKKVRYHRPTRSLSASDSDDEISHLEWETVRVRFLKAGTVQRLVESLANDDGELESTYINVFLATYRAFTTPREVLELLLARYDALDEGSGALTGEQHRKTLVQALHVWLDAYPGDWKSAPSHPLLTRLLDFTHRRLPGSELELKARHRLHRFQREDQIDSCLVYDNGRLPRGSPEPIVEPWATYNFPEVPHRHFAEQLTRMDAEVFKKLVAHQCLGAVWSRRDRSRSHDAATVLATVNQFNAVSLRVISTILMEPSTKSQERARILETWIDIAQELRILKNFSSLKAIVSGLQSNPVYRLEKCWQCMPREKHELFRELERIFSEENNACTQRELLIKEGTAKFADTAGRSDRHLQKLFQKQNTHAGNISYGTIPYLGTFLTDLTMIDTAIPDTIAEGLINFDKRRKEFEVLARIRLLQGAANAYSFNTDLLFDRWFHSVVVLDDREAYKLSCQIEPPPPGNTLSNRGKKKQSHQGHRKNDSIASTSSSSSSQFYCDLDSLPSSPHNSLDRRTSPSQMSSSSSSSSLPSLDVSLSSGGGNGAVGNQHNRLAPPTAITANGTSPNLVGLSSPSHSHKSSPDFYIIKVTMETDNVETDGVVLYKSIMLSNNERTPQVIRNAMLKLGIEGSPDQYTLAQVLPDRELVLPNSANVYYAVNTAHNLNFILRPRREPNDTATDSPKSKTSLGHKR; encoded by the exons CCCACGTGGCGCTTATGGGGCGAGGAAAGGGGCGATGGCGTCATATACACAGTGTACCTGAAGAAGGTCCGCTATCATCGGCCCACCAGGAGCCTCTCCGCATCG GACTCGGACGACGAAATTTCGCACCTAGAATGGGAGACGGTGAGGGTTCGTTTTCTGAAAGCCGGCACCGTGCAACGGCTGGTGGAGAGTTTGGCAAACGACGACGGGGAGCTCGAGTCCACGTACATCAATGTCTTCTTGGCGACGTATCGTGCGTTCACGACGCCGCGAGAAGTTCTGGAGCTATTGTTAGCGAGGTACGACGCCCTCGACGAGGGATCCGGCGCCCTGACAGGTGAACAGCACCGAAAGACCCTCGTGCAAGCGCTTCACGTCTGGTTGGACGCGTATCCTGGTGACTGGAAATCGGCACCGAGTCATCCTCTGCTCACTCGACTCTTGGACTTTACGCATCGACGGCTTCCTGGCTCGGAGCTCGAGCTCAAGGCAAGGCATCGCTTGCACAGGTTCCAGCGTGAAGATCAAATAG ACTCGTGCCTGGTCTACGATAATGGCCGACTGCCGCGTGGCTCACCGGAACCTATCGTCGAACCCTGGGCGACTTACAACTTCCCCGAGGTTCCCCACCGTCATTTCGCCGAGCAGTTGACCCGCATGGACGCGGAGGTGTTCAAGAAGCTGGTGGCTCATCAGTGTCTGGGTGCTGTTTGGTCGAGACGAGATCGCTCGAGGAGCCACGACGCCGCCACCGTGCTGGCGACCGTGAATCAATTCAACGCCGTGTCGCTTCGCGTCATCTCCACGATCCTGATGGAACCGTCGACGAAGAGCCAGGAACGCGCGCGCATTCTAGAGACGTGGATCGACATTGCTCAAGAGCTGCGGATCCTCAAGAACTTCAGTAGTCTGAAAGCTATCGTGTCCGGGCTGCAAAGCAATCCCGTGTACAGGTTGGAGAAGTGCTGGCAATGTATGCCCAGAGAGAAGCACGAGCTCTTCAGGGAACTGGAGAGAATATTCTCGGAAGAGAACAACGCGTGCACGCAAAGGGAGCTTCTGATCAAGGAGGGCACCGCCAAGTTCGCGGACACTGCCGGCAGGAGCGACAGACACCTGCAGAAACTGTTCCAGAAGCAGAACACTCACGCTGGT aACATCAGCTATGGAACGATTCCGTATTTGGGAACCTTCCTGACGGACCTGACGATGATCGATACCGCGATACCGGATACGATAGCCGAAGGTCTGATCAATTTCGACAAGAGGCGAAAGGAGTTCGAGGTTCTGGCCAGGATAAGGTTGCTCCAAGGCGCGGCGAACGCATACAGCTTCAACACGGACCTTCTGTTCGATCGTTGGTTCCACTCCGTGGTGGTGTTGGACGATCGAGAGGCGTATAAACTGAGCTGCCAGATCGAGCCACCGCCGCCTGGCAATACTCTGAGCAACCGCGGCAAGAAGAAGCAG AGTCATCAGGGTCACCGTAAGAACGACTCGATAGCGTCCACGTCGAGTTCCAGCAGCTCTCAGTTCTACTGCGACCTGGATTCGTTGCCCAGCTCGCCTCATAATTCTCTCGACCGGCGAACCTCGCCGTCCCAGATGTCCAGCTCCTCGTCTAGTTCTTCATTACCATCCCTGGACGTGTCTCTGAGCTCTGGGGGCGGTAACGGTGCCGTGGGCAACCAGCACAACCGATTAGCGCCGCCGACCGCCATCACCGCCAACGGCACCAGTCCCAATCTCGTCGGTCTGTCCAGTCCGAGCCACTCGCACAAAAGCTCGCCGGATTTTTACATCATCAAGGTAACCATGGAGACCGACAACGTCGAGACCGACGGTGTGGTGCTCTACAAGTCGATCATGCTCTCGAACAACGAGAGAACGCCGCAAGTGATACGGAACGCGATGCTCAAACTGGGAATAGAAGGCAGCCCCGATCAGTACACGCTGGCCCAGGTGCTGCCCGATCGGGAATTGGTACTGCCAAACTCCGCGAACGTTTATTACGCCGTGAACACCGCGCACAACCTGAACTTCATCCTACGACCTAGAAGGGAGCCTAACGACACGGCCACGGACAGCCCGAAAAGCAAGACGAGCCTCGGCCACAAGCGGTAG
- the Rgl gene encoding ral guanine nucleotide dissociation stimulator-like isoform X4: MVRRKATSVHNSLKTLLNDVKSALYHVPTWRLWGEERGDGVIYTVYLKKVRYHRPTRSLSASDSDDEISHLEWETVRVRFLKAGTVQRLVESLANDDGELESTYINVFLATYRAFTTPREVLELLLARYDALDEGSGALTGEQHRKTLVQALHVWLDAYPGDWKSAPSHPLLTRLLDFTHRRLPGSELELKARHRLHRFQREDQIDSCLVYDNGRLPRGSPEPIVEPWATYNFPEVPHRHFAEQLTRMDAEVFKKLVAHQCLGAVWSRRDRSRSHDAATVLATVNQFNAVSLRVISTILMEPSTKSQERARILETWIDIAQELRILKNFSSLKAIVSGLQSNPVYRLEKCWQCMPREKHELFRELERIFSEENNACTQRELLIKEGTAKFADTAGRSDRHLQKLFQKQNTHAGNISYGTIPYLGTFLTDLTMIDTAIPDTIAEGLINFDKRRKEFEVLARIRLLQGAANAYSFNTDLLFDRWFHSVVVLDDREAYKLSCQIEPPPPGNTLSNRGKKKQSHQGHRKNDSIASTSSSSSSQFYCDLDSLPSSPHNSLDRRTSPSQMSSSSSSSSLPSLDVSLSSGGGNGAVGNQHNRLAPPTAITANGTSPNLVGLSSPSHSHKSSPDFYIIKVTMETDNVETDGVVLYKSIMLSNNERTPQVIRNAMLKLGIEGSPDQYTLAQVLPDRELVLPNSANVYYAVNTAHNLNFILRPRREPNDTATDSPKSKTSLGHKR, from the exons CCCACGTGGCGCTTATGGGGCGAGGAAAGGGGCGATGGCGTCATATACACAGTGTACCTGAAGAAGGTCCGCTATCATCGGCCCACCAGGAGCCTCTCCGCATCG GACTCGGACGACGAAATTTCGCACCTAGAATGGGAGACGGTGAGGGTTCGTTTTCTGAAAGCCGGCACCGTGCAACGGCTGGTGGAGAGTTTGGCAAACGACGACGGGGAGCTCGAGTCCACGTACATCAATGTCTTCTTGGCGACGTATCGTGCGTTCACGACGCCGCGAGAAGTTCTGGAGCTATTGTTAGCGAGGTACGACGCCCTCGACGAGGGATCCGGCGCCCTGACAGGTGAACAGCACCGAAAGACCCTCGTGCAAGCGCTTCACGTCTGGTTGGACGCGTATCCTGGTGACTGGAAATCGGCACCGAGTCATCCTCTGCTCACTCGACTCTTGGACTTTACGCATCGACGGCTTCCTGGCTCGGAGCTCGAGCTCAAGGCAAGGCATCGCTTGCACAGGTTCCAGCGTGAAGATCAAATAG ACTCGTGCCTGGTCTACGATAATGGCCGACTGCCGCGTGGCTCACCGGAACCTATCGTCGAACCCTGGGCGACTTACAACTTCCCCGAGGTTCCCCACCGTCATTTCGCCGAGCAGTTGACCCGCATGGACGCGGAGGTGTTCAAGAAGCTGGTGGCTCATCAGTGTCTGGGTGCTGTTTGGTCGAGACGAGATCGCTCGAGGAGCCACGACGCCGCCACCGTGCTGGCGACCGTGAATCAATTCAACGCCGTGTCGCTTCGCGTCATCTCCACGATCCTGATGGAACCGTCGACGAAGAGCCAGGAACGCGCGCGCATTCTAGAGACGTGGATCGACATTGCTCAAGAGCTGCGGATCCTCAAGAACTTCAGTAGTCTGAAAGCTATCGTGTCCGGGCTGCAAAGCAATCCCGTGTACAGGTTGGAGAAGTGCTGGCAATGTATGCCCAGAGAGAAGCACGAGCTCTTCAGGGAACTGGAGAGAATATTCTCGGAAGAGAACAACGCGTGCACGCAAAGGGAGCTTCTGATCAAGGAGGGCACCGCCAAGTTCGCGGACACTGCCGGCAGGAGCGACAGACACCTGCAGAAACTGTTCCAGAAGCAGAACACTCACGCTGGT aACATCAGCTATGGAACGATTCCGTATTTGGGAACCTTCCTGACGGACCTGACGATGATCGATACCGCGATACCGGATACGATAGCCGAAGGTCTGATCAATTTCGACAAGAGGCGAAAGGAGTTCGAGGTTCTGGCCAGGATAAGGTTGCTCCAAGGCGCGGCGAACGCATACAGCTTCAACACGGACCTTCTGTTCGATCGTTGGTTCCACTCCGTGGTGGTGTTGGACGATCGAGAGGCGTATAAACTGAGCTGCCAGATCGAGCCACCGCCGCCTGGCAATACTCTGAGCAACCGCGGCAAGAAGAAGCAG AGTCATCAGGGTCACCGTAAGAACGACTCGATAGCGTCCACGTCGAGTTCCAGCAGCTCTCAGTTCTACTGCGACCTGGATTCGTTGCCCAGCTCGCCTCATAATTCTCTCGACCGGCGAACCTCGCCGTCCCAGATGTCCAGCTCCTCGTCTAGTTCTTCATTACCATCCCTGGACGTGTCTCTGAGCTCTGGGGGCGGTAACGGTGCCGTGGGCAACCAGCACAACCGATTAGCGCCGCCGACCGCCATCACCGCCAACGGCACCAGTCCCAATCTCGTCGGTCTGTCCAGTCCGAGCCACTCGCACAAAAGCTCGCCGGATTTTTACATCATCAAGGTAACCATGGAGACCGACAACGTCGAGACCGACGGTGTGGTGCTCTACAAGTCGATCATGCTCTCGAACAACGAGAGAACGCCGCAAGTGATACGGAACGCGATGCTCAAACTGGGAATAGAAGGCAGCCCCGATCAGTACACGCTGGCCCAGGTGCTGCCCGATCGGGAATTGGTACTGCCAAACTCCGCGAACGTTTATTACGCCGTGAACACCGCGCACAACCTGAACTTCATCCTACGACCTAGAAGGGAGCCTAACGACACGGCCACGGACAGCCCGAAAAGCAAGACGAGCCTCGGCCACAAGCGGTAG